The genomic interval CGTTTTCGCACATCATGCGGAAAAATGCGCCCGGCACGTCGCCCATGGCATCGTACATCTTCTGCGCTGCCGCAAACAGGTCGTCCTTGCCGCAGGGCGTCGGGTCGCCGCCGGGGGTGAAAAATTCGTTGTCGTAGAGCCGGAACGTGTCGATGCCGAGACGCTTCGCGTTTTCCAGCCGCAGCCGGGACACGACCGGCACGATGTCGCGCACGATGTTCTCGCGGAAGGCCTGAACGGCCTGCACGTCGTAGCACATGCGCTCCATGCGGCAGTAGCCGAGCTCAATGAAGTTTTGATAGCCCATCTTTTTGGCCATCCGGTCGCGCACGTGCACGAGCCGGTCAAAGATATCGTCCAGCTGCGCGCTGTGCGCTTCCAGCGTCGTGCCGAGGGCCTCGTAACATTCCCTGCGTGTGGCGCGGTCGGCGCTGCGGGCGTATTTCATCAGCATCGGCCGCGGCAGCTGCTCGCCCCGGAAGGGGAAGAGCATGCCCGCCATGAGCTGGGCGTATTCGCTCACGAGCTTGTTCTCCTCGACCATGTCGTCGATGATCTCCGGCGACATGCTCCGCCGCTGCAGCTCCATGCTGCGCAGCAGGATCGGCGAGAGCGCCGTCTCGAGTTCTTTTCGAAACGGGCTGTCGAGCACGGCGGAGGTGTACTGCAGCGCGAGATTTTCGACCTCCGGGCCGATCTCGTCGTAGTAGTCCTTTTCCGCCAGATAAAACGGGTCTACGGTGTTGATCGTGTAGCGCATGTACGACAGCGACTGCGCCGTGGCGTACTCCGTCGTGAGCGAGAGATATTCCGCCCGCGCGGCGAGAATTTCCTCGACGCTCTGCGCTGCCTTTACGCGCTCGATCACGCGCTGCAGGCCCTCGGTCATTTCCTCGCGCGTCACGCGCCGGTAGGGGAGTTCGGATACTTTCATGCTTGCTCCTTTCCAAGTTCCGCGGCCTCGGGGTCCGTGCGCAGGGTCTGCCGGGCAAAGGCGAGAAACCGCTTCGCCGCCGGGGACAGCTCCTCCGGCGCGGGCGCGGCGATGCCGATCTCGGCATACTGCGGCGGATCGACCGGGAGGATCACGATGCCGGTCGTGTCCCAGCCGCGGGTGATGAGTTGGTTGTTCAGGCTCACGCCGAGACCGGCCTGCACCATGGCAAAGGTGGCGCGGCTGTCCACAGTCGTGTAGCGGACGTTCGGCGTGATGCCCGCGTGGGCGAACACGCGCGCGTTGTCCGTGTCCTGGTGCATATAGGTCGCAATGGTCGGCTCGGTCGCAAACGCCGCGAGCGGGAACGTCCTGCCTCCGGCCAGCGGGTGCTCCGGCGGCAGCCACGCGACCATGGGGTCGGCGTACAGCGGGATCCAGTCAAAGTCGCCCTCGCGGAAGCTCGTGATGCAGAAGTCGGCCGTGTGCTCGCACACGGCGCGCGTGAGCTGGCTGCTGTTGCCCTGCAGGACCTGCACCTCGATGCCGGGGTAAACTTCGCAAAAGCGGGCGATGCAGCGGCTGAGCCAGCCGTAGTACGCCCCGTAGACGCAGCCGACGGCGATCGTGCCGGTCTCGACGCCGCGGATCTCGGCTGCCTGCGCGTCGAGCAGACCGCTCCAGTGCGTCAGCTCCCGCAGCGTCGGCAGCAGCGTCCGGCAGGCGCGCGTCGGCTGCACGCCGCTGTGCGAGCGGCTCAGCAGTGGGAAGCCCAGCTCCTGCTCGAGCGCCGCCATCATCCGGCTCAGGCCGGAGGGGGTATAGTCCAGTTTTTCCGCCGCCGCCGAGAGGCTCCCGGCCTCGAGCACGGCCAGCAGTGCGCGGCATTTTTCCGTGTCCATAAGCTGCCTCTGTCCTTGCAGATTCCGCAAGGAACCGTTGAAACATTGTCTCTTTACGCAATGATATAACCGTGGTATCGTTTCGTCAAGACATTTTCGGGAGGAATACGGATGAAGACCCGGACCATGACGCGCACGCAGGCGGAGCTGCTGCTGGCGGCGGTCATCATTGCGCGCAGCACATCATATGTGCTCACAAAAGTCGGCTTGTAGGACATGGGCAAATTCACGCTGCTGGCGGTGCGGTTTTTGTTGGCGTTTGCATTTCTGGCGGCGCTGTTCCGGCGGCGGCTGCTGCAGATCGACCGGCGCACGCTGCTGAGCGATCTTGCCATGGGCAGCATCTATTTTTGCGTCATGACGGCGGAGCTCACGGCACTGAAAACCGTGGAGACCTCTACCGTGTCGTTCGTGACGAACACGGCCGTCGTCATCGTGCCGCTCATTCAGGCGGCGCTCAGCCGCCGCTGGCTGGAGCGCCGTGTGCTGTTCGGCGCGCTGGCGTGCCTGCTGGGCATGGCACTGCTGACGCTGCGCGGCGGTCTCACGCTCACGCCGGGCGTCGGGTACTGCATTCTGGAGGCGTTTTTGTATTCGACGGCCATCCTCGTGACCGACCGGCTCACGCACGCCGGAGCGGACCCCCTGCTGTCCGGCGTGGTGCAGGTGGGGTTTCTGGGCGCGCTGGCGCTGATCGCGTCGTTTCTGTTCGAGACGCCGCACCTGCCCGGCAGCGGCACGGAGTGGCTGGTCGTGCTGGCGCTGGCGCTCGTGTGCAGCGGCTTTGGCTTCACGCTCCAGCCGGTCGCGCAGAGCGGGACGACGGCGGACCACGCGGCGCTGTTTTGCGCGCTCAATCCCTTCGTTGCGGCAGCGCTGGGCGCGGTGTGCTTTCACGAGCACTTCGGCATTGTGGGCCAGCTCGGCGGCGCGCTGATCCTGGCAGGGATCGTCGTGTCCTGCTGGCCGCAGAAAACCGGCGGATGAAAAACAGAAAATGCCCCGGGTGCCAATGCATCCGGGGCATTTTCATGCTTATTCGTTCTGCGCCTGATAGGCACGCACATAGGTCACGAGCGTGTCAACGGTTTTCTCGATGCCGAGCTTGCCGCTGTTGACGACGAGGTCATAGCCGCGCGCGTCGCCCCACTTCGTGTCGCAGTAGTAGTTGTGGTAGGCCTTGCGGTCGCGGTCGACGCGGCGTATTTCCAGCGCCGCCTGATCGGCCGTGAGGGATTTTTCCTCCATGAGCCGCTGACGCTTCTGGTCG from Clostridiales bacterium carries:
- a CDS encoding M3 family oligoendopeptidase; this encodes MKVSELPYRRVTREEMTEGLQRVIERVKAAQSVEEILAARAEYLSLTTEYATAQSLSYMRYTINTVDPFYLAEKDYYDEIGPEVENLALQYTSAVLDSPFRKELETALSPILLRSMELQRRSMSPEIIDDMVEENKLVSEYAQLMAGMLFPFRGEQLPRPMLMKYARSADRATRRECYEALGTTLEAHSAQLDDIFDRLVHVRDRMAKKMGYQNFIELGYCRMERMCYDVQAVQAFRENIVRDIVPVVSRLRLENAKRLGIDTFRLYDNEFFTPGGDPTPCGKDDLFAAAQKMYDAMGDVPGAFFRMMCENEAFDVESRPNKWGGGYCTEFPKFRQPFILANFNGTSGDVDVVTHEAGHALNAYLIADNRFALELGCGGMETAETHSMSMEFFAWPYLDAFFPKAGDAERYRFQHALDALSFLPYGTMVDEFQHRVYAEPGLTPAERNAVWLELEAKYRPYIDQSGIPYLERGTRWQYQMHIYETPFYYIDYCLAQTAAFQFLLASQDDYDDAFARYLHLSQQGGEKLWTDLLAEAGFRSPFEPGALAQLAARVEPLIRKHTV
- a CDS encoding LysR family transcriptional regulator, which produces MDTEKCRALLAVLEAGSLSAAAEKLDYTPSGLSRMMAALEQELGFPLLSRSHSGVQPTRACRTLLPTLRELTHWSGLLDAQAAEIRGVETGTIAVGCVYGAYYGWLSRCIARFCEVYPGIEVQVLQGNSSQLTRAVCEHTADFCITSFREGDFDWIPLYADPMVAWLPPEHPLAGGRTFPLAAFATEPTIATYMHQDTDNARVFAHAGITPNVRYTTVDSRATFAMVQAGLGVSLNNQLITRGWDTTGIVILPVDPPQYAEIGIAAPAPEELSPAAKRFLAFARQTLRTDPEAAELGKEQA
- a CDS encoding DMT family transporter, with product MGKFTLLAVRFLLAFAFLAALFRRRLLQIDRRTLLSDLAMGSIYFCVMTAELTALKTVETSTVSFVTNTAVVIVPLIQAALSRRWLERRVLFGALACLLGMALLTLRGGLTLTPGVGYCILEAFLYSTAILVTDRLTHAGADPLLSGVVQVGFLGALALIASFLFETPHLPGSGTEWLVVLALALVCSGFGFTLQPVAQSGTTADHAALFCALNPFVAAALGAVCFHEHFGIVGQLGGALILAGIVVSCWPQKTGG